The Devosia sp. A16 genome includes a window with the following:
- a CDS encoding aldo/keto reductase yields the protein MKTSLPTRAFGKTGMEITRLGVGAWAMGGNMWGPQDDADSDAAIRHAIELGINWIDTAAAYGVGHSEEVIGQTLKALPADQRPFVFTKGGVIRDANGQNPRRLANRESLRRELENSLKRLQVEAIDLYQVHWPADDVPLEDYWATMLELKSEGKVRHIGLSNHNAEQLARAEEMGHVETLQPPFSMIKRETAETILPWCAAHGTGVICYSPMQAGLLTGSFTRERAAALADNDWRKTNPEFTGERLDRNLTLAAALKPIAEKHATSISTVALTWVLAWPGLTAAIVGARSPGQVDGWIDAATITLDSDDLDTIAKLIEATGAGQGPVRP from the coding sequence ATGAAGACGTCGCTGCCCACTCGTGCCTTCGGCAAGACCGGCATGGAGATTACCCGCCTCGGCGTTGGCGCCTGGGCCATGGGCGGCAACATGTGGGGCCCGCAGGATGACGCGGACTCCGACGCCGCCATTCGCCACGCCATCGAGCTGGGAATCAACTGGATCGATACCGCCGCAGCCTACGGCGTCGGGCACTCCGAGGAGGTGATCGGCCAGACCCTGAAGGCGCTGCCGGCCGACCAGCGGCCCTTCGTCTTCACCAAGGGCGGAGTGATCCGCGACGCCAACGGCCAAAACCCGCGCCGCCTCGCCAACCGGGAGAGCCTCAGGCGCGAACTCGAGAACTCGCTCAAGCGTCTGCAGGTCGAAGCGATTGATCTCTACCAGGTGCACTGGCCGGCCGACGACGTGCCGCTCGAAGACTATTGGGCGACGATGCTGGAGCTGAAATCCGAGGGCAAGGTGCGCCATATCGGGCTCTCCAACCACAATGCCGAGCAGCTGGCGCGGGCCGAGGAGATGGGGCACGTCGAAACGCTGCAGCCCCCCTTCTCGATGATCAAGCGCGAGACGGCCGAGACCATCCTGCCCTGGTGCGCCGCCCATGGCACCGGCGTCATCTGTTACAGCCCGATGCAGGCCGGCCTGCTCACCGGCAGCTTCACGCGGGAACGCGCCGCAGCCCTCGCCGACAATGACTGGCGCAAGACCAATCCGGAGTTCACCGGCGAACGGCTCGACCGCAACCTGACGCTTGCCGCGGCGCTGAAGCCGATCGCCGAAAAGCATGCCACTTCGATCTCGACAGTGGCGCTGACCTGGGTGCTCGCATGGCCGGGACTCACCGCCGCCATCGTCGGAGCACGCTCGCCAGGCCAGGTGGACGGCTGGATCGATGCCGCAACCATCACCCTCGACAGCGATGATCTCGACACCATCGCCAAACTGATCGAGGCGACCGGCGCCGGCCAGGGGCCGGTCAGACCGTAA
- a CDS encoding fatty acid desaturase family protein, producing the protein MISKRDYSITGPEAQRAIERGLAAAEWYHTEVPRAVMKELMQRSDGPAIRDNLIWLGLLLVTGIGGIAFWGTWWCVPFFFVYGVLYGSASDSRWHECGHGTAFKTPWMNKAIYQIACFMLIRNPTTWKWSHARHHADTIIVGRDVEIAVMRPPVLARVILSFVGIVDVWYALGDMLRNAAGNVSAAEKSFIPKGEWPKVVRVARIWVAIYLVTGVAAIAMQSILPFMLIGLPRLYGCWHMVMVGLLQHGALAEDVTDHRLNTRTVLMNPISRFLYSDMNYHVEHHMFPVVPYHALERLHETIKHDLPPPTPSILAGYREMIPIWLRQLRGEDVFLRKQLPASARPYREDLQVEAPMSGTGAAE; encoded by the coding sequence ATGATCAGCAAGCGCGACTACAGCATCACCGGCCCCGAGGCCCAGCGCGCCATCGAGCGGGGCCTCGCGGCGGCCGAGTGGTACCACACCGAGGTGCCGCGCGCCGTCATGAAAGAGCTGATGCAGCGCTCCGACGGCCCGGCGATCCGCGACAACCTGATCTGGCTCGGCCTGCTGCTGGTGACCGGCATTGGCGGCATCGCCTTCTGGGGCACCTGGTGGTGCGTGCCGTTCTTCTTCGTCTATGGGGTGTTGTACGGCTCGGCCAGCGACAGCCGCTGGCATGAGTGCGGGCATGGCACGGCCTTCAAGACGCCGTGGATGAACAAGGCGATCTACCAGATCGCCTGCTTCATGCTGATCCGTAACCCGACCACCTGGAAGTGGAGCCACGCCCGGCACCACGCCGACACCATCATCGTCGGGCGAGACGTCGAGATCGCGGTGATGCGGCCGCCGGTGCTGGCCCGGGTGATCCTCAGTTTCGTTGGTATCGTCGACGTCTGGTATGCGCTGGGCGACATGCTGCGCAATGCCGCCGGCAACGTCAGTGCGGCGGAAAAGAGCTTCATCCCCAAGGGCGAGTGGCCCAAGGTGGTTCGGGTGGCGCGCATCTGGGTGGCGATCTACCTGGTAACCGGGGTTGCCGCGATCGCCATGCAGTCGATCCTGCCGTTCATGCTGATCGGGCTGCCACGCCTCTACGGCTGCTGGCACATGGTGATGGTGGGGCTGCTGCAGCATGGCGCGCTGGCAGAGGATGTCACCGACCACCGGCTGAACACCCGCACCGTGCTGATGAACCCGATCAGCCGCTTTCTCTATTCGGACATGAACTACCACGTCGAACACCACATGTTCCCGGTAGTGCCCTATCATGCGCTCGAACGGCTGCATGAGACCATCAAGCACGACCTGCCGCCGCCGACGCCCTCGATCCTCGCCGGCTATCGCGAGATGATTCCGATCTGGCTGCGCCAGCTGAGGGGCGAGGATGTCTTTCTGCGCAAGCAACTGCCCGCCTCGGCCAGGCCGTATCGCGAAGACCTTCAGGTCGAGGCACCGATGAGCGGAACCGGCGCGGCGGAATAG
- a CDS encoding DUF11 domain-containing protein, translating to MNFYAWLAAKVFAALGIAVLVAATMGAAQAQPYPDVMLMKSGPETATPDTDITYTVTVTNLGDAGSPGADDATSVTMSDPLPADTTFKSLTSPNGWSCSTPAVGDSGAVSCTIAALSKAAGAQTFNIVAHVAAGTAGGTYLTNIATVSSAADFNDENNSSTSTAQIPAPSVDVGVQKLAAENVTADSDLVYQLTVTASGVPAAITLTDILPLPLTFISLDAPAGWNCTTPAVGSNGTISCSVVNFTAGNAAFTLTTHVPADTPEGTFIQNFASVSALQNDINPENDSSSAATTVQGTADLGISKIGPASAERFEVLSYTVTVNNAGPSSATNTVMTDALTAGLAFSSITSPSGWSCATPAVGSGGTITCSRNEFASGGSASFTIEAEATVDGSITNIATISSSDGDGNISNNSSAATTAVTDTVAQAFEDMTRGFVETRQKLIVNAIDTPGLRDRHGVAPHASLAEANGDAVLNFSARTGSAWDLGPGSALLAGGADAPLSFWIDGTFTFHTRDEADGTLSLIGTGADYLVNDRLLAGVALYLDGMRDVTEIGRISGTGALVGPYISAEILDNVTLDASVFFGHSWNDANATLFGQSFSGSFETDRLITKVDIEGEWRADAFTIRPSANLRYATETVGAYTVTNPRGDVVDVDGFTASTLELGGALTAARTFAFGDGLELTPTVGIRAGVGGTGEDVGIDSTYAGLTAGMTLTGPGWTLRALADHGIDTTGLAATSIRGTMSGRF from the coding sequence ATGAATTTCTACGCGTGGTTGGCGGCGAAGGTTTTCGCCGCGCTCGGAATTGCCGTGCTGGTGGCAGCGACGATGGGCGCGGCACAAGCGCAGCCCTACCCCGACGTCATGCTGATGAAATCCGGGCCCGAGACCGCAACCCCCGACACCGACATCACCTATACGGTGACGGTTACCAACCTCGGCGATGCGGGCAGCCCAGGCGCCGATGACGCGACCAGCGTGACGATGAGCGACCCGCTGCCGGCCGACACCACCTTCAAGTCGCTGACAAGCCCCAACGGCTGGTCCTGCTCGACGCCGGCGGTAGGCGACAGCGGCGCGGTGAGTTGCACCATCGCCGCGCTGTCCAAAGCCGCCGGAGCGCAGACCTTCAACATCGTCGCCCACGTGGCCGCCGGGACGGCGGGCGGGACCTACCTCACCAACATTGCCACCGTGTCCTCAGCAGCGGACTTCAACGACGAGAACAACAGCTCCACCTCCACAGCCCAGATCCCGGCGCCCTCCGTCGATGTCGGCGTGCAAAAGCTGGCAGCCGAAAATGTTACCGCCGACAGCGACCTCGTCTATCAGCTGACCGTCACCGCCAGCGGCGTCCCGGCAGCCATCACGCTGACCGACATCCTGCCTTTGCCGCTGACCTTCATATCTCTCGACGCGCCTGCGGGCTGGAACTGCACGACGCCGGCCGTGGGCAGCAACGGCACAATCAGTTGCTCGGTGGTAAACTTCACCGCCGGCAATGCCGCCTTCACGCTGACCACGCATGTTCCCGCGGACACCCCTGAAGGTACCTTCATCCAGAACTTCGCCTCCGTCAGCGCGCTGCAGAACGACATCAATCCCGAGAACGACAGTTCGTCCGCCGCCACCACGGTGCAGGGCACGGCCGATCTCGGCATCTCCAAGATCGGTCCGGCGAGCGCCGAACGGTTCGAGGTGTTGAGCTACACCGTGACCGTCAACAATGCCGGGCCCAGCAGCGCCACCAACACGGTGATGACCGACGCCCTGACCGCCGGTCTGGCATTCTCGAGCATCACCAGCCCTTCAGGCTGGAGCTGCGCCACCCCGGCGGTCGGCAGCGGCGGCACCATCACCTGCAGCCGCAACGAGTTCGCATCCGGCGGCTCGGCCAGCTTCACCATCGAGGCGGAAGCCACCGTGGATGGCTCGATCACCAATATCGCGACCATCTCCAGCAGCGATGGCGATGGCAACATCTCGAACAATTCGAGCGCCGCCACTACCGCGGTGACCGACACCGTGGCGCAGGCCTTTGAGGACATGACCCGCGGTTTCGTCGAAACCCGCCAGAAGCTCATCGTCAACGCCATCGATACGCCCGGCCTGCGCGATCGGCATGGCGTCGCGCCGCATGCTTCGCTTGCCGAGGCCAACGGCGATGCGGTGCTGAACTTCTCGGCCCGCACCGGCTCGGCCTGGGATCTCGGCCCGGGCAGCGCCCTGCTGGCCGGTGGGGCCGACGCCCCCCTGAGCTTCTGGATCGACGGCACGTTCACCTTCCATACCCGCGACGAGGCCGACGGCACCCTGAGCCTCATCGGCACGGGTGCAGATTACCTAGTGAACGATCGGCTGCTGGCCGGTGTAGCGCTCTATCTCGACGGCATGCGCGACGTCACCGAGATCGGCCGGATCAGCGGCACCGGCGCGCTCGTCGGCCCCTACATCTCGGCCGAGATCCTCGACAACGTCACGCTCGATGCGAGCGTCTTCTTCGGCCACTCCTGGAACGATGCCAACGCTACGCTGTTCGGCCAGAGTTTCTCCGGCAGCTTCGAGACCGACCGCCTCATCACCAAGGTCGACATCGAGGGAGAATGGCGCGCCGACGCCTTCACCATCAGGCCCAGCGCCAACCTCCGTTACGCCACCGAGACTGTCGGCGCCTACACGGTGACCAATCCACGCGGCGATGTCGTCGATGTCGATGGCTTCACCGCTTCGACCCTCGAGCTGGGTGGAGCGCTGACCGCCGCGCGGACCTTCGCTTTCGGCGACGGGCTCGAGCTGACGCCGACCGTGGGCATCCGCGCCGGCGTCGGCGGAACCGGCGAGGATGTGGGGATCGACAGCACCTATGCCGGCCTCACTGCCGGTATGACGCTGACCGGGCCCGGCTGGACGCTGCGCGCCCTGGCCGACCACGGGATCGACACCACCGGCCTTGCGGCGACGTCGATCCGCGGCACCATGTCCGGGCGCTTCTAG
- a CDS encoding HdeD family acid-resistance protein, whose amino-acid sequence MAETQTSTASEFPPRLRALLGDNWWLLLLRGIAAIAFGVLAMLWPGITLISLTLLWGAYTLVDGVFALWAAISGRATSPAMGHRWWMAISGVVSILAGLAAFFWPGMTAFILLIFIGIWAIIIGVLTIWGAIQARKEIEGEWVLGLFGLLSIAFGALVLFLPGAGALSLIWTIAGYSIFAGVLLIMLAFRVRKFKRPAAA is encoded by the coding sequence ATGGCCGAGACGCAGACTTCGACAGCTTCGGAATTTCCTCCTCGCCTGCGGGCCCTGCTTGGCGACAACTGGTGGTTGCTGCTGTTGCGCGGCATCGCCGCCATTGCCTTCGGCGTGCTGGCGATGCTGTGGCCGGGCATCACGCTGATCTCCCTGACCCTGCTATGGGGCGCCTACACGCTGGTCGATGGCGTCTTCGCGCTGTGGGCGGCCATCTCGGGCCGGGCGACGTCGCCGGCCATGGGGCATCGCTGGTGGATGGCCATCAGTGGTGTCGTCAGCATCCTTGCCGGCCTTGCCGCCTTCTTCTGGCCCGGCATGACCGCCTTCATCCTGCTCATCTTCATCGGCATCTGGGCGATCATCATCGGCGTGCTGACGATCTGGGGCGCCATTCAGGCGCGCAAGGAGATCGAGGGCGAATGGGTGCTCGGCCTGTTCGGCCTGCTCAGCATTGCCTTCGGCGCCCTGGTGCTGTTCCTGCCGGGGGCAGGGGCACTGTCGCTGATCTGGACGATCGCCGGCTACTCGATCTTCGCGGGCGTGTTGCTGATCATGCTGGCTTTCCGGGTCCGCAAGTTCAAGCGGCCAGCGGCCGCCTGA
- a CDS encoding GMC family oxidoreductase encodes MDRALLAAVVDRIMPADQDGGAIALGALDYLDGILAARPKLGAAIAAGLVGLPPGFVGLADVDKDAALAAVDGAAWFRELCELVAEGVYADPGNGGNRSAASWRMVGYEHGLPEGPTGPAARHGRPPQAFSGTLDYDVIIVGAGAGGGVAAGVLAEAGKHVLLLERGLQRDYADSGYRDHLRNHRLALYGHNTGPDLDGNPRVLVGADGVEQVLHPHENGYQNLASAVGSGTLVYGAQAWRFHRADFKMASLYGVPQGSSLVDWPIGYDDLAPWYERAEWEIGVAGDGAAHSHEGLRARDYPMPPLPDSPARSVLKRGADALGITTTRPPLAINSQPRHGRDACIGCGSCVGFPCPSDAKNGTQNTMIARALATGRCHLVTGAMVLRVETDGAGKVTGVRFADSSGAEHAVHGKAVVLAGGAIETARLLLNSPSAREPNGLGNGHDLVGRNLQGHVYATAYGQFDEAVHASRGPGVSIATTAYNHGNPGFVGGGMLADDFVQPPIIFWKNVLPPGQRRWGQGAKDFMRANFHHVLRVAGPVHEIPNAEARVQIAPAVRDKWGLPVAMLSGRVHAETVRTAHYMHGKALDWLRASGALATWGLAPDPVLSGGQHQAGTCRMGTDPSNSVTDAFGRVWGHDNLFVSDGGLHPTNGGFNPVLTIMALAFRNADHLATSQ; translated from the coding sequence ATGGATCGCGCGCTGCTCGCTGCGGTGGTCGACCGCATCATGCCGGCCGACCAGGACGGCGGGGCCATCGCCCTGGGGGCGCTGGATTACCTCGACGGGATCCTTGCCGCGCGGCCCAAGCTGGGAGCCGCTATCGCGGCCGGCCTCGTCGGCCTGCCGCCAGGCTTCGTCGGCCTCGCCGATGTCGACAAAGACGCCGCCCTTGCCGCAGTCGATGGCGCGGCGTGGTTCCGTGAGCTGTGCGAGCTGGTCGCGGAGGGCGTCTATGCCGATCCAGGCAATGGCGGCAATCGCAGCGCGGCGTCGTGGCGGATGGTCGGCTACGAGCACGGACTGCCGGAAGGCCCGACTGGCCCTGCCGCGCGCCACGGGCGACCGCCGCAAGCCTTCTCAGGCACGCTCGACTATGACGTGATCATCGTCGGCGCGGGAGCCGGCGGGGGCGTGGCGGCCGGGGTGCTCGCCGAAGCCGGCAAGCATGTGCTGCTGCTCGAACGCGGGCTGCAGCGCGACTATGCCGATAGCGGCTATCGCGATCACCTGCGCAACCATCGGCTGGCACTCTACGGCCACAATACCGGCCCGGACCTCGACGGCAACCCGCGGGTACTGGTCGGCGCCGATGGCGTCGAGCAGGTGCTGCACCCGCACGAGAACGGCTACCAGAACCTCGCCTCGGCCGTCGGCAGCGGCACGCTGGTCTATGGCGCGCAGGCTTGGCGCTTTCATCGCGCCGATTTCAAGATGGCGAGCCTCTATGGCGTCCCGCAAGGCTCGTCGCTGGTCGATTGGCCGATCGGCTACGATGACCTCGCGCCGTGGTACGAGCGGGCCGAATGGGAGATCGGCGTCGCGGGCGACGGCGCCGCCCATAGCCACGAAGGGCTGCGCGCCCGCGACTACCCGATGCCGCCGCTACCGGACAGCCCGGCGCGCTCCGTCCTCAAGCGCGGTGCCGATGCGCTCGGCATCACGACGACGCGACCGCCGCTCGCCATCAACAGCCAGCCGCGGCACGGCCGCGACGCCTGCATCGGCTGCGGCAGCTGTGTCGGCTTTCCATGCCCGAGCGACGCCAAGAACGGCACGCAGAACACCATGATAGCGCGGGCGCTCGCCACCGGGCGCTGTCACCTCGTCACCGGGGCGATGGTGCTGCGGGTGGAGACGGACGGCGCCGGCAAAGTCACCGGAGTGCGGTTTGCCGACAGCAGCGGGGCCGAGCATGCGGTGCACGGCAAAGCGGTCGTCCTCGCCGGTGGCGCGATCGAGACGGCGCGGCTGCTGCTCAACTCACCGTCTGCGCGCGAACCGAACGGGCTGGGCAATGGGCACGACCTCGTCGGGCGAAACCTGCAGGGCCATGTCTACGCCACCGCCTATGGGCAGTTCGACGAGGCGGTCCATGCCTCGCGCGGTCCGGGCGTCAGCATCGCCACCACTGCCTACAACCACGGCAACCCCGGTTTCGTCGGCGGCGGCATGCTGGCCGACGATTTCGTGCAGCCGCCGATCATCTTCTGGAAGAACGTGCTGCCGCCCGGGCAACGGCGTTGGGGCCAGGGCGCCAAGGATTTCATGCGCGCCAACTTCCACCATGTGCTGCGCGTCGCCGGACCGGTGCACGAGATCCCCAATGCCGAAGCCCGGGTGCAGATCGCTCCGGCAGTGCGCGACAAGTGGGGACTGCCGGTGGCGATGCTGTCGGGCAGGGTGCACGCCGAGACGGTGCGCACCGCGCACTACATGCACGGCAAGGCGCTCGACTGGCTGCGTGCGTCCGGCGCGCTGGCGACCTGGGGCCTCGCGCCCGACCCCGTGCTGTCCGGTGGGCAGCACCAGGCCGGCACCTGCCGCATGGGCACCGATCCCTCCAACTCGGTGACCGACGCATTTGGCCGAGTCTGGGGCCACGACAACCTGTTCGTTTCGGATGGCGGGCTGCACCCGACCAATGGCGGTTTCAACCCGGTGCTGACGATCATGGCACTGGCGTTCCGCAACGCCGATCATCTCGCCACTTCGCAATAG